TGGAGCCTTCACGCTCAGACACAAGTCAGGAAGGCGTTCCCGCTGGATTTGAGCGCCCAGCATGTGGAGGGGTTTCATTACAGTCGTAATTAAAGGATAAAACCCCAAACTACTAAGAGGATTCAAAGAGAACCAAATCAGAATAGTACAGAGGCTAACACGacatcatcatttatcattgtgtaaatgtatgtCAGAGTATGTAAAAATAACCAACACACATCAGACAAGGTTGATTGgtttcttacacacacatacattatggTGTTGCATTTAACCTGTACGTCATACTGACTTATGGGTACTGTAGTACTGTAGACAGTGTGGTAACATCCTTCTTGCCTGGAGAGAGGCTTGTGTTGTGTAGCAGCAGACCTCAGTCTGTGTGCAGAGCCCTTTGTGTGTCCTGGTCAGGAATGAGCTAACTCAGCGAAGGATCAAAGCCTCCAGATACATCCAGCCTGCAGGCCTcagtcaaacagacagacaggcaaataggcagacagacaggcagtcaaCCCGACAGGGAGTCGATGAGACACTGAGAGACTCGGTCAGGCAGCTGAACTCCGGCCCAAACTGCAGAGTCAGCTGGAGTCAGTCAGGCTGGGGTGCAAGTGGAGCAGCGCCCCCCTGTGGTCGTCCTCTCCTCTAACAcgtgctctgtgtgtctcccACAGGATGAAGAGAACGGAAATGCAACTGGAAAAGGTGAGTGCTCCTGCTAactctgtcagacacacactctgcaaATGTTTAGACATTTAGTTCTGATGAATCGGCGTCACTTAAGTGTCTCTGCAGTACATTAGGAtctattatattttgtttccttgtgTAGATGAAGCCTATTCAACTTTgggtgtggttgttttttttgttttgctttttgatatttcagggcaaaaatacataaataatgcatACACATaatctggatgtgtgtgtgtgtgtggtgtgtgtgtgtgtgtgtgtgtgtgtgtgtgtgtgtgtgtttaaacaggtTGTCAGCGGTCTCGTTTAGAGCCAATGGACACCATCTTTGTGAAGAGTGTCAAAGAAAATGGCCCCGCCCAACAAGCTGGACTGTGTACAGgtagaagacacacacacacacacacacacacacacaaacaaacagatgtacactcacacatgcacacacacacaaaagttagAAATCTGTCTAAACTGCCTTAACGAGCAGTAGCAGGCACTTTCCTCACTTTTTttgcaactgtttttttttagatggtaACCCTAGATTTGCTCTTTACTTCTCCGACATCTGCTTGcgttgtttctgttgttttttttgccagaaaGCTGCTGGTTGTGTCCTGtatgaaaccaaaagtcaacagTGACTTATTATTTTAGTATTAACACAAACTATGATCTATTTTTAACCCTAACCAAACGGTCACTGAAAACTTTTTCCAGTTTCACACCGGACAAAATCCCAGTTTTCCTGGATGAAAGTCCTGTGTTTCACCCAATCATTCACCACCACCTTCTTCTCCCTTTGACTGCTATGTAAGGCTTTGTCAAACTTAAACTAACTAGTTTGTTGCtctttaaaacagcaaatttagTCTTTTCTCTGCTAGACAAGAAAACCCACTGAAGACCAAGAGCTACTTTGCTGAATCAAGTGTGCATGTCTGAGAGTTTCACAAATCTGGAATTACTGTCTACACAAGTGGTTCTGTGTGGTTGAAagtcccctccagtctgcatgtcgaagtgtccttgggcaagatactgaaccccaaattgctcctgaagcctgcaccatcggtgtgtgaatgtgtgtgaatggttagctcctcaaactgatgagcagttggcaccttgcatggcagctaatgccatgagtgtatgaatgtgtgtgaatgggtgaatgagatgcgtactgtaaagtgcttagagtggtcggaagactagaaatgtgctatataaatacagtccatttaccatttgaaaGTAAAGACCACTCGAGGTTGACAGATTTTCTGGGAGTGTTAAGTTGTTGTTAAGATCTGTAGCAGGTAAGATCTGCCCCCCTGTGTGGTCAGCTGGGTGTGGTTACGGGtacaacaaatcacacacaaccacacccaTCAGTGGCACCAGGCGTGGTCAGAGAAGAAACAACCAGAGAGGGCAGTTCAGGTCTCTGATAGTATCCCTTCTATGTCAAGGAAACTAAACATGATGGTGAGGAAGCAGGTTTAAtgcatcacaaaaacacaaattaacatttaaatgtttctttattctttGGAACCTTCAGCTTCACTGTGCTGCTCTACTCCTAAAGCCAAACActcctctgactctctctctgtgtgtgtgtgtgtgtgtgtgtgtgtgtgtgtgtgtccaggggACAGGCTGGTGAAGGTGAACAGTGAGAGCATTCTGGGGAAAACGTACTCTCAAGTGATCGCACTCATCCAGAACAGGTGAGAGACTGGCGGTTTGAAATCACATCTACTGTTCACATCCGACCTGTGACTTATTCTGTTCATACATCTGGATCTTTATTTGCAGTGAAAACATTCTGGAGCTCTCCATTATGCCAAAAGATGAGGATGTGTTGCAGTTGGTAAGTGTGAGTATTATCTTTCttctattttctctcctttttttcttttcaccttgTTCCTGTGTGCAGACAGTTAGCTAGGCTGTTCCTGTAAAAGCGTGGATGGTGTGTTTCTGTAATACTTGTAGTTGCTAATTAAAGTCTAACTTCAGGGATCTGGAATTGTGCATGGTGCCATTATAGATCAGCAGTCAAAGACATGAGTTTGTACAGATGAAGACTGtgtgggaggaggtggtgtgACATCCGATGTAAAgaatcattaaacattaaaaacaatttcTACTTGATAAAATTGAATACACGTGTCATGAATGAATATATGCAAATTGAAGGTCAGCTTTAAGattgtacatatttttatcagtacttttatttttgacctCTTCATGCAACATTAAGTAGAAATTGGTGTTTTATGATTTAGCACcctcagagtgtaatcccactgtggtaattatggacagctgtatttgttctgattattttactcatgatcaaaaactagtgagtcgacagctttgctaacagccaaacatcaacaaggtcaacaacacaagacacagcagcagctaatatcactgtcagcatctgtctttcagccttttattttgtagtgttTTGTTATGGTATACTGAGAACATAgacactgagctcacagtccgggcagcccagctaacaaactgagctaacattagctaacagcagcaccAGTTCACAGGAGTTTACTTTACAGCGTTACGTACTGGGTGATCGTACCCTGAGTATGAAAGTTACAACGTGCAAGAACAGGCgtagagtgggaatgacagattTATATCTGCATGGTGCATGTTGCTCTCACTCTGCCCTGTAGTTGCTGCTTCCATCTTCTATGTCAGGTTTTTCATTGTGTTCTAACCTCTTCTCCTCAGGCGTACTCCCAGGATGCCTACCTGAAAGGCAATGAGCCATATTCAGGCGAGGCCCAGAACCTCCCTGAGCCACCACCTCTCTGTTACCCTGCCACCAAGGCCACCTCTGCTGCCCCGCAGCCCAGCCACAACCTCCACAGCCCCCTGGACAACTGGCAGTGCCGACCTGGCCCCACCACCTCTCCACTGGACAACCGCCCCCCTCCTGCATCTACTCCCACCTCCGGCTGGCCCGGGGGTCCTGAGGATTCCGGTAGCCACTCCGCCCCGTTGGGGCGGCACCGTGGCCGCTCATCTTCGGCCGTCAATGCGCTGGACTTTCACTTTGCTAACCACAACGCTGCCATTGCCTCTGCAACTCTGCCTCCACCACGAAAGAGCAGTATGCTGGCCTCCACCCGCACTCACACCGATGCTCTCTGCCACCAGGCTCTGTCAGACTGGTACTACAGCCAGGCTGAGGCTGCCGAGTGCATGTCCCCCAGACACCGCAGTGTATCTCAGGATCGTTTAGCAGAGCTGGGGCTAGGGTTGGCACTCGGCCCTGGACCTACATCTGCTTCCACGACCTCTATGGAGCATCGCAGAAGAGAAACCCTCCTACACCACCACCAGGCAGCTGCTGCTTCCCATGATTCCCATTGGCTAGGGAGCTGTGTATCAGGACCAGGAAGCAGGTCGTGCTCAGAGAGCCTGCTGGCAGCCTATGCAGAGTACGAGCACAACTATGGGCGATCTGTGGAAACACTAGCACAAGCCTCTGCACTCATAACGCCACGCTACGAACACTCTTCACAAGGCTCCCAAACGACGAAATACAGCGAGCTGAAAGACCAGAAAGTCTCAGCAGGACATCAGAACCAAACCACAGTTATATTGCCCATCACAGCCTCTTCCACAGTGCCTCCTAGTGGCAGGCGGTCAGGTCAGCAGATAGCTGAACCCCAAACAAGGCGAGTAAAAGAAGAGGAGCTGGTGGGCTACAGAAGCTACAGCCCGTCTTTCTCCCGCAAAGCTGGCCACCTCTTCCAGCAGGCCCACTCCTTCAGAGAGCCCAGCTACAGTGGCCCTCACCTCAACTGGAGCTCTGGCAGCAGAAGCAGCCCTGCGGACAGCGAGGGGGGGATGGTACCGAGACCCCAGTCTACCCCTGCCCTGTCGGCGTCAGAGGATGAGAGAGCCCAACTGGGTGAGGACAGGGAGGTCATATCCCCCAACTCCCTAAATCAAGAGGTGGTTCTGAGACAGAAGCCACCTTCCGGCCATCGAACCCCTGTTCAGACCCTCCGACATCCCCACTACACCACACCCGTGGAGTCACCTGAGCCCCCTGGTTTGACCCCTACACCAGGCACCCCGTCTCCTGTCTCTGGGGGGCCCGGCTCCAGCCGCAGGGCTAATGGTAGCCTGGCACAGCATGCATTCAACTCCCTGTCCTCTATTCCCTTCATAGGTTAGTGACCTTTTCTCTGTAGCAACTGACTAATACAGCTGTCAGAACACTTCACACCATGAGAACATTTCCCATAAAAGACAAAGTCATTTTACATTAATTGGTTATTAATTTCTTGTAAAATCCAAACCTTCTTTCTGTAGAGGACGTTACACTacactaactaactaattaCCACATTCAGGCATTAACAGGcacatttttgtatattttgaaCAATTATGTTGTCTGTTGCTACAGAGCTCTTCAGTATTTCACATAATTTATGTGAGGCTTCCTTAGTgcaccttttctttctgtttctatcCTCTTcaacatttgtctgtgtttatacctgtgtgtgtgtcatatacATGTCAACATAATGCTTGTACCCTCAGTGCGTTTAatgttctgtgtatgtttaAAACTTGTCTTGATGAATGCTGAATGTTAAATGTTCTTGTATGCGTTTGAACCTTTAGATGTCCAATGTAGATGGAGTTTCAGCTCTGGAAATATTTCATAGAGAGAACTAATCAGTAGTCTAGCTGATACTGCCATCAATGCTAGTAAGCCTAGCTTACTAGCTAACAAGTTAATACTAGCCTGTAATTATCTGGatataaattttaaaaaagtaattgcTGGTAAAAAGTAACACATACTCCATGCAACAAATGGAAAGTTAAACTCATAGGTAATTAAAAACATCCTTGATCATTCCAGTATACACAGGAGTTTTGCTGCACTTGGCGACGATGGTAAGGAataacttccttttaacaggcagaaacctcaggcagacccaagctcattgcTGGACGGTCATCCACCACGACCACAATTTACTGTATTAGTGTTAATATTAGATTATTGACTGTTTTCAGAcatcttatttattattcaggGACACTTCTTTAGTTATGTATAACTGGAGTTATTGTTGCTGTCAGAAAGTTTCACAGACATGGTTACATGGACTTTTCACATGGCTTCATGTAATTACGGTCAATGCTAAAAAAGAACAGTACATGTTAGCACATCACAAATGCACAAGTCAAACAAGAAGCTAATGGTGGCCAAATGATTGTGTCTTTCAATGGACTAAAGAGATTCTGTGAAGATGTAGTGATGTGACATTATCCTTTAAATAGTTCCTGTAGTTGTCATTTAGGTCCATCAGTAATTAGTCTTCACTGTAGTTCTCTATCAGAGTTTATTTCTGCCTCCAGAGTCGACCCCCATCAGAAAGATGTTCTAACAGAACCTGAGCGAGCTCTTAGCACGTCTTTGTcttgtcattgtttttaatcatttctcaTCCCTTGTTGCTCACCTGTGATGAAAACCTTGCAGATGAACCCACCAGTCCTAGTATTGACCTACAGGCCTGCTATGTACCAGCCTGCTCTGTGGTGCCCAGTTCCCAGGCCCCCACTGTGGCCACCCTCACTTCCACCTCTGTCtcccccaccctctcctccgtctcccCCTATGTCCGACTTCGTTCTCGGGACTGCAGTGAGTCTCTTTCACCCGCTGTCAATACTAAAAGGCTTCACAAAGGGCTAGACCAATATACAGCATGTTTTTCTAATATGATTTCAAACACCACTGAGGCAAATTGACAGTCAGTTATGTAATGCCTGATATATTTGTCTAGCCTTAACCTCAGACTTGTGTTAAAGGAGTACAGTGACGTACAAATAAAGAACTCCCTCCATGTTTTGGAGAAAAAACTCTTGCCATAGATTTTATCATTTGATAAGGAAGATTTATTAAATGGATCCAAAACTGTGAACTAAATATCTAAATGTCAAGGTATTCCTTTAATATGCACTACATATGTTTAACCCCTTAATTCATCCACCTGACCTCCTGTCATATTAATTACACACAGTTTGAAACAACAAATCACTTCACTcactcatcttcatcatgtcatgtcacatgTCTCTACCATACATTACATATTATGacactctgtctttctcctcctcctcctctctccctctctgacgtgccttttctctcttcaggCAGTATTAAAAGTCGGCGCTCCTCTTACCTGCTGGCCATCACCACCGAGAGATCCAAGTCCTGTGACGAGGGACTCAACACCTTCAGGGATGAAGGCCGTGTCTTCTCGTAAGTCAGCTACTCAGGAGACACTTTACAATCTGTATTCTGAACTCAACTCAGATGGGTCTGACCTGTGTACTTTGTGTTCCACAGCAAACTACCAAAAAGGGTAAAGAGCTTTTTCACAGATGGGGTGAGTCCTTAAACACAATTACATTTATGAGACTTGACTACATGAACATGTACTGTaatttctttcatatttcagcAACTAAGCAGACACTGTCAGACACTGTAGGTCAGGGGTCGACAACCTATGGCTTGCGAGacagatgtggctcttttgatgactgcatctggctcaCAAACAGAGGTAAAAGTAAGCCGGTACGGTCCGGTATTGTGTACCACTAAAACACAAAGTGGAGGTATGCAGTACCAGGAAGATAGGAGAGCGGCTGCCTGCTAAAGCCCTCATTCAGAACCAATCACGGCcgcactctgggtcagaaaatagatcttctagcaatatgcagtcttaaaaactactttgtctgtttaaaaattccTTTTAACTCATTCCGAATAGTTTCTGAACTGTCCGTGCTGTTTTAGTCCATGCTAGACGGAGCCTTGGCCAGgcgtctccctctctccccctcccctcagAGCGCCCAGCCTTTGAAACGTGTACCACGTTCGTTGCAAAATGTCCCAATTCAAATCAGTAGGAGAGTaagcagttgtgttttgtgttattttgttcaattttaacGATACAGAACAGCTcggaaaagaaactgcttatGAGCGAACGACCGGAGAGTTCACTCAGCAGTACGTGAAACACATTTctaacactgaatacaaataaatgcatgcatttatttgtattcaaaatgttaTATGGTTCtcacggaaatacattttaaaatatgtggttttcatggctctctcagccaaaaaaGTTCCCGACTCCTGGTCTAGTGTGTAATAcctttaaattgtgttttagtCTCTGGAGAGCCTGCGAGCCCAGGAGGAGGCCCGGTCCAAGCGCCACTCCACCTCTGAGCTGGGAACCATCACCTTTAGTGATGTTCGCAAGGAGGGCTGGCTGCACTACAAACAGATCCTCACAGAGAAGGGAAAGGTACTACATCAGTATACATGTCTTTGATTGCTTGTTACGGTTGATGAACTGTGATTGATGTTTTCTATTCATgtccttgtttgtgtttttcttactgtAGAAGGTGGGTGGTGGCATGCGGCCGTGGAAGCGCGTCTTCTCTGTGCTCCGTTTCCATTCACTTTTCCTCTACAAGGACAAGCGGGAAGCCGTCCTTCATGGGGCGGGAGCGGGGCCCAGCCAGGACGAACATCCTCCAATCAGCATCCGCGGCTGCCTGATAGACATCGCCTACAGTGAAACCAAACGTAAGCACACCCTGAGGCTCACCACACAGGACTTCTGCGAGTACCTGCTGCAGGCCGAAGACAGGGACGACATGTTGGCCTGGATCAGGGTCATCAGGGAGAACAGCAAGACAGACAACGAGGTTAGATCTTCATCATCGATTCATGTAACAgaatttacacaaacacacaatctaAATCTGTAATCTCTGTTTGCTCCAGGAGATTGGTTTCTCAAGACAAGCTCTCATCAACAAGAAGCTGAATGACTACAGAAAACACAGGTCAGCACCGTGGATTATATTTAGCaaaaagtctttgttttatAACAACTGTCCCTTATGATTTGTGTAATTAGAGTCACTAGAGCTCTGGGCTTCGCCTGTCACAAACCATAACTTTAAATGCAAAAACCAGAAATAACAagccatccttttttttttttttacagaaaactaAGGTCATGAGATTTTTTTAGATCCTCTTATTTACCACTGAAGCTTCAGAAACTGATTTCATCCTCTGTCTTTGTTGCTCTCACTTTCTGCAGTCTGACAGGTAATAAGCCAGACTCCTCTCCCAGAGCACATCGTATGATGCCTCCTTTCCTCCTGGCAAAGACTGACAACACCTCAGTGAACCGAACCTCCAGAACAGGTGGTTACAAACTGAGTCTGCTCTGTGTTCACCAgtatacaacaaaaaaagccaACCACTGCTGACTGCTGGTTAAAAACAGCAAAGTAAACACAGTTGATACGAGTGGTTGAGCTCACATTTGACTTTTCAGCCATGTTGGCATCGTAGCTCACTTTGGTCTAGACTGAAACATTCTAATACATTCAtgatccacagaggatgaaccctgctTCCTCTAGCACCATCATGTTAGTAATAATCACTTTTCactacgtgtgtgtgcatgtatgtgtacaCTCAGATGACAACAAGGCACTGTGGGGCATCAACATCATGAAGAAGGCCAAGAAGACAGGCAGTCCGAAGGCTTTTGGCGTGCGACTGGAGGACTGTCAGCCTGCTGTCAACCACAAAGTGAGCCTTCAGTGTTTTATGATGATCAACAGCTGAACCAGCAACATGATTCATGACATATGAATAACAGGAAGTCTACTTGTGTCTAAAAATCTGAAGtcacttatttatttcaataaaaatttgttttttaatgattgatagatgaaatacatttttattgggATGTGATCGGTAGGaggaatactttttttttttttggaaggaaAGCATGACAGAAAAAGTTTGGGAATCACTGCACtacattttcagaaaattcCATTAGTATCAAGTTATATCTAAAAATAACCAGAGTCGGAGAAACAACAGCTCCAGGCATCATCTAAAGATGGTGATACATCAGAGTTCTCTATACTGTGTACATTCAAATGCACCTCAAGGGCCCTTCAGCCAGTTGGCTTTACTTTAAATGTTAGAATGCAGCAGACAGAGTCATCTACTCCCTGTGTTATCAAAACGTACAAAGAcagaattatataaatatacgACAAATCATATTAACTGtattgatttaaacattttactaAAATAACAGGGTAgtgctgtctgctgtctctgtgttctgttaTGTGGGACTCTCTCAATTAGTCATCCATCTTTGTTTGACACTGCTAGAAGTAATTGATTACTTTATCTTTGCCTCTCtcattttgttgtgtgtctctctcctgtgtCTCCTTCTCTTTAAAGTTTGTCCCTCTGATAGTGGAGATGTGCTGTGATGTGGTGGAGGCGACTGGTTTGGAGTACACTGGTATTTACCGGGTGCCAGGGAACAACGCCATGGTGTCCAACATGCAGGAGCATCTCAACAAGGGTTTGGACATCAACACTGCTGAGGAGGTGTGAAGGATACATATTTATATCAGTATATCATTCAGAATCTTAAATACAGTAGCTGTAGTCCTAGTTTTATAGTTAGATTTGATCAGGTTATTTCTATAATAACCATCACCTTCTCCGTCTCCACAGAGATGGCAGGACCTGAATGTAATCAGCAGCCTGCTCAAATCCTTCTTCCGAAAACTGCCTGAGCCGCTGTTCACTGATGGTGCGTCCATTATATTCATTGTGAAGTGTAGCATGAATCCTCATGATTATTTCTCTGCCTGTTGTTTGCATGTAGACATTTCATTCATATGTTAGTCTATTCTTACTCTATCTACAGACAAATACAATGATTTCATTGATGCCAACCGGATAGAAGATGCAGAGGACCGGCTGAAGACCATGAAGAAACTGGTATgtgtcaaacagcagcagaacaggAATACATATATTTGTTatagattcattttaaaatcaaatctatcttttttttcttctcctttgctACACCCACGTCTTTGTGCAGATCCACGACCTTCCAAACCACTATTATCACACCCTTAAATACCTGGTGGGCCACCTCAAGAAGGTGGCAGATCACTCTGAGAAGAATAAGGTAACCTAACCCCTTGTATTAGCAGTTAGTTTGtgttcagacaaacagacatgaaCTTAACTTTGATATTATTTCCAGATGGAGCCAAGAAACCTGGCTCTGGTGTTTGGTCCCACTCTGGTAAGGACGTCAGAGGACAATATGACTGATATGGTCACCCACATGCCTGACCGCTACAAAATAGTGGAGACACTTATCCTGCACGTAAGAACCAACAGTTGTTCCCTCCAACATGAGAAATACTGCACTATTCTTTACAAGTTAGCTATGTACATTGTCTCAGCAACATCCAGTAATGCTGTGTTCTGTTACTTCAACAGCATGACTGGTTCTTCAGTAATGGAGAGTTTGATACAGAAGAGAAGGTACTTTAGACTACAGCAGCTGAGAATGGCATGATTACAGGGATGTTTTTGTACTCAGATATCCTcatttgtgctttattttgtgtgtgtgtgtgtgtgtgtgtgtgtgtgtaggcccCAGAGGATAAGCGGGACATGCAGCCTGTGCCCAACATTGACCATCTGTTATCCAACATTGGCAGGCCGGGCATGCCAGGAGAGGCATCAGGTGAGGAAGAGTCATAATCCCGAGACACTGAGGTCATAATCTAATCTGTAATAACTGTCAGGTACCACATGCTGTATGACCACGTCAAGTGTTTATAGCTGTTCCAAACAGCCACACtcaaaggcagagagaaaaacctGCCATCATACATTGATGATCAACAAAATGGTGACAATGGCACACACTTGGATAATATTTCTCTAAAAGAATTGATGGTGTTGCACTTGTATGCAAAAATTAATAGAAGTAGTTGTGTGAAGAATGAAAGCAAAACTTgagagagaagttcaaaccCTGCTTATGTTCTCACCTCTGCTCATCTGGCCAAATGCTGCATGACATTGATGTTGTTGGATCCAGTATATTTGGAAGGCATCAGATGTGACCGCCACAATTCTGATGTCAGAAAGATGTGGGAGGTTTCAGACACTGATCCAAGAACCACTCAGCTTGATGCATTCTGACCCCTTTTGTCCCCCAAAGAAAATTATATAGCTACAAGAATGCACAAATCTTCCTTTCTGGGCCCTGATGGAAACTCTGTTACCTGCTTGCGTAGGTCCACGGTAGTTCAGAATAAAGTGACTAAGAAGGGTAATGTTGTAAGTTTGCATTCACCCcaaagataaacagaaaaagatcAAAGAGCTTTTATGAGGATGATGACTAATGCCAATCAAAACCATAATGCTTCCGTCCATATTACACGTATACTCTACCAGTGGGTGGTCTTACCAAGTGAGAATCAGTTCAGTCTTCCCTTGCTAGAAGCTTTCTGTACTTCTCCAGCTGTAATGTTTCTGGCTCTGATGATGTTTCCTACTTTTCtcaatctctctttttttccggACCTTTCTACACTCGTTCTCTCTAGCTGAGACAGTGGATCAGCCTCTTCGGTAGGACCAGGTCTTcctccttgtgtgtttgtgtttggtgctTGGATTCATTTgcccattcatttattttctttgcgTCAGTCTTGGTTTTTCCACCAATATACCATCATTCCTGTCTTGGTGATGTTAAATATGAGCTCTAGCCATTTTTGCtgtgtaaaataaaagcagagggTTGATTTTAAAGGCAAATCCTCAGATAATGGCTAGAGTTCTTTCAAAAGGTTGCAGTACTTGCAGTGTGTGCTGTGATTAGCCATATATCACACCTTTGTACCATTCCTAACATTACTACCACCACTTGTCCAGTGATGACATGGTTCTAATCCACCTTATTCCTTTCTTATAGATTCCACCACCAGCGATTCACTTAAGTTAAAGGTAAGCATGAAGTCTCTTTCTTATTTACATACTTTAATTCTCTGAATAGGATCATGCATTCTGAAATATGAAGTATGGAGTAACCATTTTTGACTAAAATTTGAACCTTTCAGCTTTCTTCGGGTTCCAAGAAAGACCTGAATGCCAGGGACTTCCTGCCCATGTCCATCATCTCTGCTGTGACCCGCAAACGTAAAAAATGCCCCAGTACCCACCTGCAGGACAGTAGTGCTGACGAGGACTCCGAGCATGAGCCAGTCAAAGCCAGCAACTAcaggggagaagaaaaagataaaggggaggaggaagaggacagaggagaggaggagggagttaAAGGAGAACATATGAttcctaaaaaagaaaaaagggacgAAAAGGAAAATGGAGTGGAAGCTGGAGAaaccacagaggaaaaagatTCATTAGCAAGAGAAGACAGAACTGAAAAGGATGCGGAGAATGGAACAGACAATGGCgcaaaaaaaatagaaagggAGAGCAGGCAAAGAACAACCTTGCCAAGAAGTGCACAGCAAATACGTCCAAACAGTTTCCTCTCCTCACACATTCAGATCCATGCCACATACTCAAGACCCCAAACTGTGGCTAGTACTCCTTCCCATTTGAAGCCTCAGAATCTGGCTAGAGGACGCCCCACAGTTCCTTTCTGGATCTGCCCCACCAGGCTTCCAACCTCTAACCTCTACCAGGCTTCCAGTTTTCACGGGACCCAGCAGCCAGACTGGAACCAGTCAGCACCAGTCCGCTACAGGAAGATGAGAGGTGGGAGGACTAGGGCTCTATCCATGAATCTGGACCTTGAGCTGGGCAGGAGTGAGGACAGAGTTAGAggatggaggggagagagggtggaggtgatCAGAGTCAATGAGAGAACACCAGATCAGCATGGATGTGTTGGCGTTC
The nucleotide sequence above comes from Larimichthys crocea isolate SSNF chromosome XVI, L_crocea_2.0, whole genome shotgun sequence. Encoded proteins:
- the LOC104935191 gene encoding rho GTPase-activating protein 21 isoform X5 — protein: MLRVSGVAPAPSGHEWKFQCSVGVDCSDAEPRCIWLAVLRGISPRASPRPTPITSPRRRGSRRVIQRHRLSWAKGRTDGMVSSNENKRRPLSSGEVEGMSWQGPRTIFLQKNSQGFGFTLRHFIVYPPESSLHSLKDEENGNATGKGCQRSRLEPMDTIFVKSVKENGPAQQAGLCTGDRLVKVNSESILGKTYSQVIALIQNSENILELSIMPKDEDVLQLVSAYSQDAYLKGNEPYSGEAQNLPEPPPLCYPATKATSAAPQPSHNLHSPLDNWQCRPGPTTSPLDNRPPPASTPTSGWPGGPEDSGSHSAPLGRHRGRSSSAVNALDFHFANHNAAIASATLPPPRKSSMLASTRTHTDALCHQALSDWYYSQAEAAECMSPRHRSVSQDRLAELGLGLALGPGPTSASTTSMEHRRRETLLHHHQAAAASHDSHWLGSCVSGPGSRSCSESLLAAYAEYEHNYGRSVETLAQASALITPRYEHSSQGSQTTKYSELKDQKVSAGHQNQTTVILPITASSTVPPSGRRSGQQIAEPQTRRVKEEELVGYRSYSPSFSRKAGHLFQQAHSFREPSYSGPHLNWSSGSRSSPADSEGGMVPRPQSTPALSASEDERAQLGEDREVISPNSLNQEVVLRQKPPSGHRTPVQTLRHPHYTTPVESPEPPGLTPTPGTPSPVSGGPGSSRRANGSLAQHAFNSLSSIPFIGSIKSRRSSYLLAITTERSKSCDEGLNTFRDEGRVFSKLPKRVKSFFTDGSLESLRAQEEARSKRHSTSELGTITFSDVRKEGWLHYKQILTEKGKKVGGGMRPWKRVFSVLRFHSLFLYKDKREAVLHGAGAGPSQDEHPPISIRGCLIDIAYSETKRKHTLRLTTQDFCEYLLQAEDRDDMLAWIRVIRENSKTDNEEIGFSRQALINKKLNDYRKHSLTGNKPDSSPRAHRMMPPFLLAKTDNTSVNRTSRTDDNKALWGINIMKKAKKTGSPKAFGVRLEDCQPAVNHKFVPLIVEMCCDVVEATGLEYTGIYRVPGNNAMVSNMQEHLNKGLDINTAEERWQDLNVISSLLKSFFRKLPEPLFTDDKYNDFIDANRIEDAEDRLKTMKKLIHDLPNHYYHTLKYLVGHLKKVADHSEKNKMEPRNLALVFGPTLVRTSEDNMTDMVTHMPDRYKIVETLILHHDWFFSNGEFDTEEKAPEDKRDMQPVPNIDHLLSNIGRPGMPGEASDSTTSDSLKLKLSSGSKKDLNARDFLPMSIISAVTRKRKKCPSTHLQDSSADEDSEHEPVKASNYRGEEKDKGEEEEDRGEEEGVKGEHMIPKKEKRDEKENGVEAGETTEEKDSLAREDRTEKDAENGTDNGAKKIERESRQRTTLPRSAQQIRPNSFLSSHIQIHATYSRPQTVASTPSHLKPQNLARGRPTVPFWICPTRLPTSNLYQASSFHGTQQPDWNQSAPVRYRKMRGGRTRALSMNLDLELGRSEDRVRGWRGERVEVIRVNERTPDQHGCVGVPQGSVVGPRSNQIDPLPRIAQEAPPVSSSSFLDQSSPGSSTVVLRRSALDPRDKARAWRRHTVVV